CCAAACCGTTTGGCTTGACAAGGACAGAAATGGAGTAGgcaacagcacaaacagatctgggaccaggctaccataATTCCACCTGTGATTATACTGTCATTGGCTATTGTTACACTTTCTTCTTGAGACCCAATTCAATCTTATCTTTCAAGAGCTTCTGTTATGCAGGAATTATGTTTTGTATAGATATAATGAAATGCTTTGAGACTGTGGACTTAAAATATTTTATATTAATTATATTTTATATAAGTTCACAGTCTCAAGGTATTTCATTACGTCTGTACAAAACAAGAGCCACTGAGACTGAAACAACTCCTGGCGagactgtcctaatatggacactgtaCTGTACAATACCGTGCACACTGTCCAATAGGGTTATCACATTGTATGGCATATTACAGCAACACTGTGTGGCATTATTTCAGTACAATTCATATTTGAGTAAAAAGTCAATAACCAAGGAGGAGATTTTAGAatgcattttattattttattttctcaGTAATttggtaagtgatacattttggGCAATAATATAATGACCTGTCTAAAACGTATGTAAAAAGCAAAAATAAAAATCGGTGAGTTGTAGATAGTCTGAACCGGAGGCTTGCAAAAAAAGAATAAATGTTTCCAAATAGATTGACAGATGTAAAACTAAAGTTATAAATCCTAGCGCTGGAGTGGGGCGAGGAGAAAGAGTTATGGAGGGTGTTGTACAGGTATTCAGGATAGGACCATGGCCTGGAACTCTGTGGGGAGAAAGGAAAGACAGGAAGATAAATAATTAACCAGAACATGAGAGAGAAAAGACACGTTAGGTTTGGCTCTGTGGTTTGGGACATAGTGACATCTCAACTAACTCAATGAATGAATTTGGGACATAGTGACATCTCAACTAACTCAATGAATGAATTTGGGACATAGTGACATCTCAACTAACTCAATGAATGAATTTGGGACATAGTGACATCTCAACTAACTCAATGAATGAATTTGGGACATAGTGACATCTCAACCAACCCAAGGAATCATTGCAAGAATGCACATTTGAGAATAGTTTACCAAGATACTACACTATATATTGTAATTGAGACTGCAATTGACAGAGGAGGTTCAATGTAGAACtgtaaaaagtatatatattaCCCATTGGCAATTACCATTCTGTAATCTGCTTACTATCATAATGCAACCAGATTCAGAACTGTACAATCTCAACTGATTTGGTATCGAATGAGATCACTCCTTCAAACTTCCATCAACATAATCAAACATCACTCTCATCCACCTCTTCATcgccatcatcatcaacaacatcatTGTGATCATCATCATCGTTATCattttcatcatcatcatcaccaaactagtgtaagatacacaccatctgCTCCAATCATGCCGTCGCTGTCATCATCAGCAGCAGACATGAAGGCCTTGGTCTCTTTTTCAGTCAGGACACGGGCCCCGGGGTTGAACCGCTGGAGGAAGAATctgagacgcgcacacacacacacacacacacacacacacacacacacacacacacacacacacacacacacacacacacacacacacacacacacacacacacacacacacacacacacacacacacacacacacaccactaacataCCGTGCTTACTTTGACAGGGCTATTCTACACAGTTGCCATGACCGGCAATTCACCACTCTGCAGCAGAACCCTTCAGATATTGAGGAAGTAGTATTGTCTGGGTTACAAAGAAAAACCAATCATACATTAATGATGAATGGACGAATGGATATTGTTTTATCCATATATCTTAGACAAACTATGGTGGTCACCCTTTTAAAAGACGATTTTAACCTCAGGATCtggaaaaaataacaaataaaacaaCTTTAGGAGTTGTAGAGGACATGCTTACTGAAAGCAGGCTTAATATGCCATCATTACAGTGCAAAAGGCTATGTCCTATGACCCCCCAGGACTCATGAATGAACAAAATAATGACAATTGACCATCTCTTGATGGAGGCGCACTAGTAAAGATGTGCTAGTTTACAAAGTCTATCTTCAAGAAGTAGCctgaggcagaactgagcaatttccgctagatgggccagctgcaaagtcaaaattgtctatattgtaaaaatgcaTAAAAACAAATATTAGCTTTTAGGGCCTCCCaagtagcgcagcggtctaaggcactgcatcgcagtgctagctgcatTACTACAGATCCTGGATCGataccgggctgtgtcgcagccggtcgcaaccgggagacccatgagggcgacgcacaattggcccagcatcgtccgggttaggggaaggtttggccggccgggatgtccttgtcctatctcgctctagcgactcctgtggcaggccgggtgcatgcactctgacatggtcgccaggtgtacagtgtttcctccgacacattggtgtggctggcttccgggttaagcgtgcattgtgtcaaggaacagtgcggcttggcagggttgtgtttcggaggatgcacagctcttgacctttgcctctcccaagtccgtacgggagttgcagcgatcggACAAGACTTTAACTACCAATTGAATATGACAAAAttcgggagaaaaaggggtaaaaaaaataaataaaaaaaaataataataatacatttgctTTTTGTCttgatttaaggttagggttaggcataagggttagcagtgtggtagggtaaaggttagagttaggttgaaaatccgattttatgactttgtggctgtgcaagctagtgaccactgcagagctgtctccagaacaagattcgTGACAAAAAACACTAACCTGTGCAAAATGACAGGTAGCCTAACACGTTTAGGGCCTATAGAGGATACATTTTGATATAGGCCTATGCGGCATCAAGAAGAATATATAGGCTATTTTCTTTAGGCCTAAATATTGTAGTAGAAAAAACACAAAGATTGTAGTTTATCACTAACTAAAAGTCCAACAATTGTAGCCGACTCACTTGAGTTCCTCCTCCTCAATGAAGCCGCTGGCATCGTTGTCCAGGATCCCGAAGACTTTCTTCACCTCCGCGGGACTCTTTTTGGTCAAGCCACACTGCTGGAAGAACTTCTTGCAGTTAAAGGAGTCCGGTGCTGATGGGGTAAGGATGACATGAGAAAAAATTAACAGCCGTGTTCGGCCTTAGCTCTAGTACAGGTCGTTAACGAGGAAGTGGGGGTATGAAGTGGAGGTAGGGCTTGTGGAAGAACgcgaacactaaccctaacctttaccctttTAGCCACCTATCCAGAATTCATTACATATCATATGTTTTACGAATtcttaacatattgtacattttgcaagTTTGTAACATATTgcacgttttgcaaattcgtaacatataacaCGAATTGCAAttagtaacatatcatatgaaatagttgatggacatccacaaatgaatgcatacaatatgaaacgtaacatatcactcTAAATGGAGTCTCAGATTTAcacacagaataatatgaaatgctctgagaccaggttgcagctgattcaaataacctaCTAATCTGTTAAGTCTAGTCTAGTTCACTCATAGGCACATCACATTTTGATTTATTCAAAAACTCCATTTAAATTAAGACAATTGTTTGCATTATAATTCCTCCTGATACATTTAGGGACAAAAAACCTGACAGAGACCACTGCTATCTATTCTGTCCTTAATGCTTCTGGAGGGTTTCCTGTCAGTTTCCGTAGCCTAAATGTGTTTCCTGTAAAATAGGCCTCATTTTGATCCACCCCAGTAGGCCTATActtctgttttttgtttgacatcaacaatggactacctttttttactttatttagtatAGTGAATCTGCCCATAGCCTAGGCTACCACTAATGCGGTGAAGGAATCTAAATGAAGAAGGCAATAATGATATGAGTGGAAGATGATACCTTGGCAGTCCTTCATAGCAGCGTCTATTGCATCAGCGGAAAGGATAGATGAGAGCGACATTTTAATCCTGTCGAATGAACAAAAGTGGTGAATTATTAACACATTTAGTCAGGTAGGCTAAACAGCAATGCATGCTTCTTCTTTGAAGACAAGGCGTTGGTTTGACTGGTGCAGAATATTATAATTATTTGGATAGCATATTTTAAGCACAGTTTCAGAGGCCTATAAAACATAGCCAATAATTGTGACACGCATATAGCCTAAGGTCTATTGATTCAGCTCATGCACATAACAGTTGTGTTGACATAATTTCTCAGTAATTCCCCTGAGCCTATTGCTTGATCTGAGCTAGGTAGGCCTACTCCAAATACCACTACTGGCAAATTATCTTTAGTCTGCCCTTAGACTCATCTTGGTCGGAATCAATATACTGAAACCCTGTAAAAAGTATTTGCTAAAACAGATAGCAAAGAATTAATTAGATACTTCCTTAAAAGAAAATATGGCACAACTTTGTCTAATACGTTGTTACCGCATCCTTTGTCTAAACATTAAAGCCAAGTAA
Above is a window of Salmo salar chromosome ssa03, Ssal_v3.1, whole genome shotgun sequence DNA encoding:
- the LOC106601824 gene encoding parvalbumin, thymic CPV3; this translates as MSLSSILSADAIDAAMKDCQAPDSFNCKKFFQQCGLTKKSPAEVKKVFGILDNDASGFIEEEELKFFLQRFNPGARVLTEKETKAFMSAADDDSDGMIGADEFQAMVLS